In Calothrix sp. PCC 7507, one DNA window encodes the following:
- a CDS encoding iron-containing redox enzyme family protein has product MLIKTKADILLPVIRISSYEEAEQQFKWLLMLENLDEQVKTQPALIKDFAEFFSLALIEAYTENSKAEPAKWFLQRLLYRINRLNLFWYDNLQLYTNERSTYLGEVRDRIESVWQAWELSQLDVEKIQYLKVKQALQERADVDLNPPLSAAKRYLREDMSWEGYRLLLAIASLDGLVEASRLSRILGGASNEIQATLFRVLLEEYGNGRLSRKHSTFFAQMMAELGLKTEPEAYLDLVPWQVLASINHNFLLTERKRHFLRYNGGLTYFEIAGPAIYTDYMLAAKRLQLADAAMGYWELHIREDERHGQWMLTDVALPLADRYPDHAWELVLGYDQEKFMGDRAAAAVMALIQQSQSTFTQPQ; this is encoded by the coding sequence ATGCTAATTAAGACAAAAGCAGATATCCTATTGCCTGTTATCCGAATATCTAGTTATGAAGAAGCAGAGCAACAATTTAAGTGGCTGCTAATGCTGGAAAATTTAGACGAACAGGTGAAAACACAGCCTGCGCTGATTAAAGACTTTGCAGAATTTTTCTCTTTAGCTTTAATCGAGGCATACACAGAAAACTCAAAAGCCGAGCCAGCAAAGTGGTTTTTACAGCGATTACTTTATCGCATAAATCGGCTCAATCTATTTTGGTATGACAATTTGCAACTGTATACAAATGAACGCTCTACTTATTTAGGAGAGGTACGCGATCGCATTGAGTCAGTCTGGCAAGCATGGGAATTGAGCCAACTAGATGTTGAGAAAATACAGTACTTAAAAGTTAAACAAGCTCTGCAAGAAAGAGCAGATGTAGACTTAAATCCTCCTTTATCAGCAGCAAAACGTTATCTGCGAGAAGATATGAGCTGGGAGGGCTATCGGTTACTATTAGCGATCGCCTCCTTGGATGGACTAGTAGAAGCTAGTCGTCTTTCTCGGATTTTGGGAGGAGCAAGTAACGAAATTCAGGCAACTTTGTTTCGCGTACTCTTAGAAGAGTATGGTAACGGACGTTTGTCGCGAAAACACTCTACTTTCTTTGCCCAAATGATGGCTGAATTAGGTCTCAAGACTGAACCAGAAGCTTATCTCGATCTTGTACCTTGGCAAGTCTTAGCAAGTATCAATCACAACTTCTTGCTGACAGAGCGAAAACGACATTTTCTCCGCTATAACGGTGGACTGACCTATTTTGAGATAGCAGGCCCAGCAATTTATACAGACTATATGTTAGCGGCGAAACGATTGCAACTTGCAGATGCCGCTATGGGCTATTGGGAATTGCACATTCGTGAAGATGAACGGCACGGACAATGGATGCTCACGGATGTTGCTCTACCCCTAGCTGATAGGTATCCGGATCATGCTTGGGAATTAGTACTGGGCTATGACCAAGAGAAATTTATGGGCGATCGCGCCGCAGCTGCGGTTATGGCTCTCATTCAACAGTCCCAATCGACATTTACTCAACCACAATAA
- a CDS encoding SDR family NAD(P)-dependent oxidoreductase translates to MSFIDEINHANALIVGASQGIGLGFVKKLLQDERITKVYATYRQPESASELIALESENPERLICLALDITDELQIVEIVQTIRTEVKKLHLVINCVGLLHDSNLQPEKSLRQLNSENLLRYFQINSIGAVLLAKHLLPLFRHGERSVFATISAKLGSIGDNQLGGWYGYRASKAALNMFMRTAAIEYIRSSPKTFVVTLHPGTTDTRLSRPFQGNVPAEKLFSVERTVSQLLGVIEQLQEGDSGKFFSWDGSQLPW, encoded by the coding sequence ATGTCTTTTATTGATGAAATTAATCATGCTAATGCATTAATTGTGGGAGCGAGCCAAGGCATTGGTCTAGGTTTCGTGAAAAAATTATTGCAAGATGAGAGAATTACCAAAGTTTATGCAACTTATCGTCAACCGGAGTCTGCTTCTGAGTTAATAGCTCTAGAAAGTGAAAATCCTGAAAGATTAATTTGCTTGGCTCTGGATATTACTGATGAACTACAGATAGTTGAAATTGTGCAAACGATACGCACTGAAGTCAAAAAACTACATTTAGTAATTAACTGTGTGGGACTTTTACATGACAGTAATTTACAACCAGAAAAAAGCTTAAGACAGCTTAATTCAGAAAATTTGCTGCGTTACTTCCAAATCAATAGCATTGGTGCTGTCTTACTGGCTAAACATTTATTACCTTTATTTCGTCATGGAGAACGTAGTGTTTTTGCTACTATTTCTGCCAAGTTAGGCAGTATTGGAGATAATCAACTTGGTGGATGGTACGGTTATCGCGCCTCAAAAGCTGCACTAAATATGTTTATGCGAACTGCAGCTATTGAGTATATCAGAAGCAGTCCTAAGACTTTCGTAGTAACTTTGCATCCTGGGACAACCGATACACGCCTCTCTCGTCCGTTCCAGGGAAATGTTCCCGCGGAAAAACTATTTTCTGTAGAACGCACTGTTAGTCAATTGCTGGGTGTGATTGAACAGCTGCAAGAAGGCGATAGTGGAAAGTTTTTCTCCTGGGATGGGAGTCAATTACCTTGGTAA
- a CDS encoding RMD1 family protein, translated as MQKLFFHDRDNFRAQALFLGKKINLQRLENYVCLATMPLIVTVGEHSCAVLLSYGAVVLFNLEPAEKVAFLTQLSSQVSDSFPDPETEEVEVHLNVVESERVKEGKIFLHEFSVERLQIVADILAKSVVLSHYETSIATVFDQIEPFAASLQSDNRNKRKSRELLRQLGSTLLVQHKIVGRVEIIDKPELLWESPQLENLYLRLEDEYEIRERHNALERKLELISQTAQTVLEFMQHSSSQRVEWYVVILIVVEILLSLYDIIFKS; from the coding sequence ATGCAAAAACTCTTTTTTCATGACAGAGATAACTTTAGAGCGCAGGCCCTATTCCTTGGTAAGAAGATTAACCTACAAAGATTGGAGAATTACGTTTGCTTGGCAACTATGCCATTAATAGTTACAGTAGGTGAACACAGCTGTGCGGTGCTACTGAGCTATGGAGCAGTTGTTCTGTTTAACCTTGAGCCTGCGGAAAAGGTAGCCTTTTTGACCCAACTATCCTCTCAAGTTAGTGACTCTTTTCCCGATCCCGAAACAGAAGAAGTGGAAGTTCATCTGAATGTTGTGGAAAGTGAGCGAGTTAAAGAAGGAAAAATTTTCCTGCATGAATTTAGTGTAGAACGTTTACAGATAGTGGCTGATATTCTTGCTAAAAGTGTTGTTCTTTCTCATTATGAAACGAGCATAGCAACTGTATTTGATCAAATTGAACCATTTGCAGCTAGTCTCCAGAGTGATAACAGGAATAAACGCAAGAGTCGGGAATTATTGCGTCAACTTGGATCTACCCTGTTAGTTCAACATAAAATTGTGGGTCGAGTAGAGATTATCGATAAACCGGAGTTGCTGTGGGAGTCCCCACAACTAGAAAACTTATATCTGCGTTTAGAGGATGAGTACGAAATCCGTGAGCGTCACAATGCTTTGGAACGAAAACTAGAGCTAATTTCCCAAACCGCACAAACCGTGCTGGAGTTCATGCAGCATAGCAGTAGCCAGCGAGTAGAGTGGTATGTGGTGATTCTGATTGTGGTGGAGATTTTGCTGTCGCTGTACGACATCATTTTTAAAAGCTAA
- a CDS encoding YcjF family protein: MTEQHNADGNSANSQQSSEPTEGLTTKSVNDSWTNRITGIWNKATQSLVQLLPGEQLAQTVIRWFSVSETQVAEILETVRAELPTTEAMLIGKPQAGKSSIVRGLTGVSAEIIGQGFRPHTQHTQRYAYPSNDLPLLIFTDTVGLGDVNQDTQAIIQELVGDLQQSSRSARVLILTVKINDFATETLRQIAEELREKYPDIPCLLAVTCLHEIYPPGTDDHPVYPPDYAEVNRAYTAIQEAFTQLCNRSVLIDFTLEEDGYNPVFYGLEALRDTLADLLPEAEAKAIYQLLDREEASKQLGNIYRDAGRRYMLPFAIMAATLAAVPLPFATMPVLTALQVSMVGLLGKLYGQTLTPSQAGGVVSAIAGGFLAQAIARELIKFLPGFGSVIAASWAAAYTWALGEGACVYFGDLMGGKKPDPEKIQSVMQEAFQIAKERFKSVNS; encoded by the coding sequence ATGACTGAGCAACATAATGCTGACGGTAATTCAGCTAATTCTCAGCAGTCTAGTGAACCAACTGAAGGTTTAACAACCAAGTCAGTTAATGATTCCTGGACGAACCGCATTACTGGTATTTGGAACAAGGCGACACAAAGTTTGGTGCAACTCCTACCCGGAGAACAATTAGCACAGACGGTTATTAGATGGTTTAGTGTTAGCGAAACTCAGGTTGCGGAGATTTTGGAGACGGTTCGAGCCGAACTGCCAACAACAGAAGCAATGCTGATTGGTAAACCCCAAGCGGGAAAAAGTTCAATTGTGCGGGGACTGACGGGAGTTTCTGCGGAAATTATCGGTCAGGGATTCCGTCCCCATACGCAACATACTCAGCGCTATGCTTACCCTTCTAATGATCTGCCGTTGCTGATTTTTACTGATACGGTGGGATTGGGAGATGTAAACCAAGATACACAAGCAATAATTCAGGAGTTGGTGGGAGATTTACAGCAGTCAAGTCGCAGCGCCAGAGTACTGATTCTGACGGTTAAAATCAATGACTTTGCCACGGAAACGCTACGACAAATTGCTGAGGAATTACGCGAGAAATATCCAGATATTCCTTGTCTGTTGGCGGTTACTTGCTTGCATGAAATCTATCCCCCAGGTACAGATGATCATCCTGTCTATCCACCAGACTATGCAGAGGTGAACCGAGCTTACACCGCTATTCAGGAAGCCTTTACACAGCTTTGCAATCGCTCTGTCTTGATCGACTTCACTTTAGAAGAAGATGGTTATAATCCAGTGTTTTATGGCTTAGAAGCGCTGCGGGATACCCTCGCAGACTTACTCCCAGAGGCGGAAGCTAAAGCGATTTATCAGTTATTAGATCGGGAGGAAGCTAGTAAACAGCTTGGTAATATTTACCGAGATGCTGGACGGCGTTATATGTTGCCATTTGCGATTATGGCAGCTACACTCGCTGCTGTACCATTGCCATTTGCTACTATGCCTGTATTGACTGCCTTGCAAGTCTCGATGGTGGGACTTTTAGGAAAATTATATGGACAAACATTGACCCCATCTCAGGCGGGAGGGGTTGTGAGTGCGATCGCCGGGGGTTTTTTAGCCCAAGCGATCGCCCGTGAGTTAATCAAATTCTTACCTGGTTTTGGTAGCGTCATTGCTGCATCTTGGGCTGCAGCGTATACTTGGGCACTGGGTGAAGGTGCTTGTGTTTACTTCGGTGACTTGATGGGGGGTAAAAAACCAGATCCTGAAAAAATTCAGTCTGTCATGCAAGAAGCATTTCAAATCGCGAAAGAACGGTTTAAATCAGTTAACAGTTAA
- a CDS encoding lmo0937 family membrane protein, which yields MVNLIWTVVVVLVILWLLGFSIHIGGTLIHLLLVLALIGIVYNLLIGRRII from the coding sequence ATGGTTAATCTTATCTGGACTGTTGTTGTTGTGCTTGTCATCTTGTGGTTGCTAGGATTCTCAATTCACATTGGCGGCACCTTAATCCACCTGCTTTTGGTTTTAGCACTGATTGGCATTGTTTATAACTTACTTATAGGGCGACGTATTATCTAA
- a CDS encoding GNAT family N-acetyltransferase, translating to MHISIRKASIQDTFIVSDVLREAAVWLQQRGIPLWHDSEVTPESISKDIANGLFFIAESDGEPSGTIKFQLEDLLFWPDIVQEDSAFIHRLAVRRNYSGGKVSSALLNWAISNAQTLKKSYLRLDCDAARPRLKAVYEKFGFCHHSDKQVGAYFVSRYEYKIPVKVN from the coding sequence ATGCATATCTCAATTCGTAAAGCAAGTATACAAGATACATTTATAGTTTCAGATGTTTTGCGAGAAGCAGCAGTATGGCTACAGCAGCGTGGTATACCTCTCTGGCATGATAGCGAAGTTACACCAGAAAGTATCTCTAAAGATATTGCTAACGGCCTATTTTTCATAGCTGAATCGGATGGTGAGCCATCTGGGACAATCAAGTTTCAGCTTGAAGATTTACTTTTCTGGCCAGATATTGTTCAAGAAGATTCAGCATTTATCCATCGCCTTGCTGTTAGACGGAATTACTCTGGTGGTAAAGTATCTTCAGCACTGCTTAATTGGGCTATTTCAAATGCACAAACACTCAAGAAAAGTTATTTACGCCTAGATTGCGATGCTGCGCGTCCACGTTTAAAAGCAGTATATGAAAAATTCGGTTTCTGTCATCACAGCGACAAACAAGTTGGTGCTTATTTTGTCTCTCGCTACGAATATAAAATACCTGTAAAAGTGAACTAA
- a CDS encoding FAD-dependent oxidoreductase, protein MTNLSGKHVSFWIDSTSTTRSSNVVETTYPSLENSISVDVAIVGGGIVGLTAATLLKRAGKTVAVIESRQIVTGVSGGTTAKITLLHQLIYADLIKQIGEQKARLYAESNRAGIERVAAFVEEEQIDCDFSRQSSYTFAEPDDELDKIKDEVEAAIKLGLPATFVEETSLPFAIAGAIKLDNQAQFHVRKYLLHLAKNIPGNGSHLFENTRVEKVEEDNPCQVVTDRGIINAQDVIVATNLPILDQGLFFAKTYPERSYIVGAKIDPAKAPQGMYIGSGKGSHSIRTTPYDGGLLLLVGGEGHKVGTDSNTEERYQKLEAYTRDRFGIETFAYRWSNQDMVSFDKLPYIGKLTPLNHHIYVATGFSLWGMSKGTMSGMLLSDLILGKDNPYAQLYDATRATPFLTVESVKQGVDVATRWVGDRFKGLQSNSFAEVAKGEGKLLTIDNEKIAAYRDEAGTVHAVSAVCTHLACIVSWNNGEKSWDCACHGSRFSCDGQVIQGPAVKDLEIIQNAN, encoded by the coding sequence ATGACAAATTTATCTGGCAAACATGTCTCTTTTTGGATTGACTCAACCTCTACAACAAGGTCGTCAAACGTAGTCGAAACAACCTATCCGTCCCTGGAAAATAGCATTTCGGTGGACGTTGCCATAGTCGGAGGCGGCATTGTTGGGTTGACTGCAGCTACACTGCTAAAACGAGCCGGCAAGACAGTCGCTGTGATTGAGTCCAGGCAAATTGTTACAGGAGTCAGCGGTGGTACAACTGCCAAAATTACCTTGTTACACCAATTGATCTACGCTGATTTAATCAAACAAATCGGTGAGCAAAAAGCGCGGCTTTATGCGGAATCAAATCGAGCGGGGATTGAACGTGTTGCCGCATTTGTAGAGGAAGAACAAATTGATTGTGACTTTAGCCGTCAAAGCTCCTACACCTTCGCAGAACCAGACGACGAACTAGATAAAATTAAAGATGAAGTGGAAGCTGCTATTAAACTAGGACTTCCCGCGACTTTCGTTGAAGAAACATCACTGCCATTTGCGATCGCTGGAGCCATCAAATTAGACAACCAAGCTCAGTTTCATGTCCGCAAATATCTGCTACATCTAGCTAAAAATATTCCCGGTAACGGCAGTCATTTGTTTGAGAACACGCGAGTTGAAAAGGTTGAAGAAGACAATCCCTGTCAAGTTGTTACCGATCGAGGCATCATCAACGCCCAAGATGTGATCGTAGCAACTAATTTACCAATTCTAGACCAAGGGCTTTTCTTTGCCAAAACCTATCCCGAACGCTCCTACATCGTTGGGGCTAAAATTGATCCTGCGAAAGCACCCCAAGGAATGTATATCGGCAGTGGTAAGGGTTCCCACTCTATTCGTACGACTCCCTACGATGGCGGTTTGCTTCTGTTAGTTGGTGGTGAAGGGCATAAAGTTGGTACAGATTCTAATACAGAAGAACGTTACCAAAAACTAGAAGCCTATACCCGCGATCGCTTCGGCATTGAAACCTTTGCATATCGTTGGTCAAACCAAGATATGGTGTCGTTTGATAAACTCCCTTACATCGGCAAGCTGACCCCATTAAATCACCATATTTATGTCGCCACCGGATTTAGTCTCTGGGGAATGTCGAAGGGAACGATGTCTGGAATGCTGCTTTCGGACTTGATTCTCGGAAAAGATAATCCCTATGCTCAATTGTATGATGCGACTCGTGCAACTCCGTTTTTGACGGTGGAATCGGTCAAACAAGGAGTTGATGTGGCTACTCGATGGGTTGGCGATCGCTTCAAAGGTCTTCAGTCTAATTCCTTTGCTGAGGTTGCTAAGGGTGAAGGCAAGCTACTGACCATTGATAATGAGAAGATTGCCGCTTACCGAGATGAAGCCGGAACTGTTCATGCTGTTTCTGCCGTATGTACTCACCTAGCTTGTATTGTGAGTTGGAACAATGGTGAAAAGAGTTGGGATTGTGCCTGTCACGGTTCTCGGTTCAGTTGCGACGGACAGGTCATTCAGGGGCCAGCTGTAAAGGACTTGGAGATCATCCAAAATGCTAATTAA
- the mnmE gene encoding tRNA uridine-5-carboxymethylaminomethyl(34) synthesis GTPase MnmE has protein sequence MSEIFATTGTIAAIATAVVPQQGSVGIVRVSGSQAIAIAQTLFHAPGRQVWSSHRILYGYIRHPQTQQLVDEALLLIMQAPRSYTREDVVEFHCHGGIIAVQQVLQLCLENGARLAQPGEFTLRAFLNGRLDLTQAESIADLVGARSPQAAQIALIGLQGKLAHPIRQLRANCLDILAEIEARIDFEEDLPPLDYEAIISEIENITTEITRLIATKDKGELLRTGLKVAIVGRPNVGKSSLLNAWSQSDRAIVTDLPGTTRDVVESQLVVGGIPVQVLDTAGIRETLDQVEKIGVERSRRAASAADLVLLTIDASAGWTAGDQEIYTQVQHRPVILVINKIDLVQEDERNTLQSQIPNLKSKICTAAAKSQGIDALETAILEIVKTEKIQAADMDLAINQRQAAALIKAKISLEQVQATITEQLPLDFWTIDLRDAIHTFGEITGEEATESVLDRIFSRFCIGK, from the coding sequence ATGTCGGAAATCTTTGCTACTACTGGAACGATCGCCGCGATCGCTACTGCTGTTGTCCCCCAACAGGGTAGTGTGGGGATTGTGCGGGTGTCTGGTTCCCAAGCAATAGCGATCGCCCAAACTCTGTTTCACGCACCTGGGCGACAAGTTTGGTCAAGTCACCGCATTCTCTACGGTTACATCCGCCATCCCCAAACACAACAATTAGTAGATGAAGCCTTGTTGCTGATTATGCAAGCACCCCGTTCTTACACCCGTGAAGATGTGGTAGAGTTCCATTGTCACGGGGGAATCATCGCCGTGCAGCAGGTGTTGCAACTGTGCTTAGAAAATGGCGCGAGACTCGCCCAACCTGGAGAATTTACCCTCCGCGCCTTTTTAAATGGGCGATTGGACTTAACCCAAGCTGAAAGTATTGCCGATTTGGTGGGGGCGCGATCGCCTCAAGCTGCCCAGATTGCTTTAATTGGTTTACAAGGGAAATTAGCTCATCCCATCCGCCAGTTACGCGCTAACTGTTTGGATATCCTCGCAGAAATCGAAGCCAGAATCGATTTTGAGGAGGACTTACCTCCGCTGGATTATGAAGCTATTATCTCAGAAATTGAGAACATTACCACCGAAATTACCAGGTTAATCGCCACAAAAGACAAAGGTGAACTATTACGCACAGGCTTGAAAGTTGCAATTGTCGGGCGTCCGAACGTTGGTAAGTCCAGTTTATTGAACGCTTGGAGCCAGAGCGATCGCGCCATTGTCACCGACTTACCCGGTACAACCCGCGATGTGGTGGAATCCCAGCTAGTTGTCGGCGGAATTCCCGTGCAGGTGCTAGATACAGCGGGAATTCGGGAAACATTAGACCAAGTAGAAAAAATTGGCGTTGAGCGATCGCGTCGTGCCGCTAGCGCCGCTGATTTAGTCCTACTCACAATTGATGCTTCCGCAGGTTGGACAGCAGGCGATCAAGAAATTTACACACAAGTGCAACACCGTCCTGTGATTCTGGTGATTAACAAAATCGACTTGGTACAAGAAGATGAAAGAAATACTCTGCAATCCCAAATCCCAAATCTAAAATCTAAAATCTGCACAGCAGCCGCAAAAAGTCAAGGTATTGATGCTTTAGAAACAGCAATTTTAGAAATAGTAAAAACAGAAAAAATTCAAGCTGCTGATATGGATTTAGCAATCAACCAAAGACAAGCCGCAGCTTTAATTAAAGCTAAAATATCCTTGGAGCAAGTACAAGCAACAATTACTGAGCAGTTACCCCTTGATTTTTGGACAATTGACTTACGCGATGCCATTCATACATTCGGAGAAATCACTGGCGAAGAAGCTACAGAATCTGTACTTGATAGGATTTTTAGCAGATTTTGTATCGGTAAGTAA
- a CDS encoding pyridoxamine 5'-phosphate oxidase family protein: protein MNSKEIHELLHQVGYGHLGCIHEGKPYVMPMYYYLENSDIYLFTTVGMKTKDIDANPEICLQVEDIHDPLHWRSVIVNGRAARLTEHPDIDRAMHYIKQLNPTLSPAINRTWIDAQGHSEAIAIYRLHLSEMSGRTTDGVSSR, encoded by the coding sequence ATGAATTCAAAAGAAATACACGAACTACTGCACCAAGTAGGATACGGCCATCTTGGCTGCATACACGAAGGCAAACCCTACGTGATGCCAATGTATTATTATCTCGAAAATTCGGATATTTACCTGTTTACAACAGTCGGTATGAAGACTAAGGATATTGATGCAAATCCAGAAATCTGCCTACAGGTTGAAGACATTCACGATCCGCTTCATTGGCGCAGCGTAATTGTGAATGGTCGAGCCGCTCGCCTCACCGAGCATCCAGACATCGATCGAGCAATGCACTATATCAAACAGCTAAATCCAACGCTATCACCTGCGATCAATCGCACCTGGATTGATGCTCAAGGACATTCAGAAGCCATCGCAATTTACCGCCTCCATCTCAGTGAAATGAGCGGACGCACGACTGATGGAGTCAGCAGTCGGTAA
- a CDS encoding pirin family protein — translation MAILQLIEPEVKDLGGFVARRSLPYPHRQMVGPFIFFDHLGPSVLPPNKGIDVRPHPHINLATVTYLFDGTLMHRDSLGTVQEIQPGAVNWMTAGQGIVHSERSPDFDRQNEATIHGIQTWVALPTESEETDPWFAHYPAQTLPTWEENGAVIKLIAGQAFGHTSPVKVFSPILYLDVILSANAHFTIPTGYSERAVYSVTQGLSINEQPLEPYRLAILEPVDEIRVSAAATARCIVIGGEPLGTRHKWWNFVSSRPERIEQAKADWRGHRFASVPDETEFIPLPEVVTEANP, via the coding sequence ATGGCAATACTGCAACTGATTGAACCTGAAGTTAAAGATTTGGGTGGGTTTGTTGCCCGCCGCAGTTTGCCATATCCCCATCGCCAAATGGTCGGGCCGTTTATCTTTTTTGATCATCTTGGCCCTTCCGTTTTACCACCCAACAAAGGTATTGATGTCCGACCACATCCTCATATTAATCTTGCAACAGTAACTTATTTATTTGATGGTACTTTGATGCATCGCGATAGTTTAGGCACTGTGCAGGAAATTCAACCGGGTGCTGTGAACTGGATGACAGCGGGACAGGGGATTGTACATTCAGAGCGATCGCCCGACTTTGATCGTCAAAATGAAGCTACTATTCATGGTATTCAAACCTGGGTCGCCTTGCCTACGGAATCCGAAGAAACCGACCCTTGGTTTGCTCACTATCCTGCCCAAACCCTACCCACTTGGGAAGAAAATGGTGCTGTCATCAAACTCATTGCCGGACAAGCATTTGGCCATACCTCACCTGTCAAAGTTTTCTCGCCTATTCTCTATTTAGATGTAATACTGTCTGCCAATGCTCACTTTACTATCCCCACAGGCTATTCAGAGAGGGCAGTATACAGCGTCACCCAAGGGTTGAGCATTAATGAGCAACCGCTAGAGCCATATCGTCTCGCCATCCTAGAGCCAGTCGATGAGATCAGAGTTTCTGCTGCTGCAACTGCTCGGTGTATTGTGATTGGTGGTGAGCCATTGGGTACACGCCACAAATGGTGGAACTTTGTTTCTAGCCGACCAGAACGGATAGAGCAAGCAAAAGCCGATTGGCGAGGTCATCGTTTTGCTAGCGTGCCAGATGAAACAGAGTTTATTCCACTACCCGAAGTGGTGACAGAGGCTAATCCCTAG
- the cysE gene encoding serine O-acetyltransferase: MLSTLRADFRIIFERDPAARNWLEVLFCYPGWQALLFHRLAHWLYSIGLPFIPRLISHMARFLTGIEIHPGAAIGQGVFIDHGMGVVIGETAIVGDYALIYQGVTLGGTGKESGKRHPTLGENVVVGAGAKVLGNIQIGNNVRIGAGSVVLRDVPSSCTVVGVPGRIIYRSGVRVAPLEHNNLPDSEAEVIRALVDRIESLEQQIQNLQQLHSSPKTPVLAMNLVCKNDNLLKDDSVCHLRDKAIQEFLDGAGI, encoded by the coding sequence GTGCTATCTACACTACGTGCTGACTTTCGTATCATATTTGAACGTGACCCAGCTGCTCGTAACTGGTTGGAAGTTTTATTTTGTTACCCAGGTTGGCAAGCCTTGCTATTCCATCGGCTAGCTCACTGGCTGTACAGTATTGGTCTTCCTTTTATTCCTCGCTTAATTTCTCACATGGCGAGGTTTTTGACTGGAATTGAAATCCACCCAGGCGCAGCGATTGGACAAGGCGTATTTATTGACCACGGAATGGGTGTAGTAATTGGTGAAACAGCGATCGTGGGGGACTATGCACTGATTTATCAAGGTGTCACCCTTGGCGGTACTGGCAAAGAGAGCGGCAAACGCCATCCCACTTTAGGCGAAAATGTTGTTGTCGGTGCTGGTGCTAAGGTACTGGGAAATATCCAAATTGGTAACAATGTCCGCATTGGCGCTGGATCGGTTGTTTTAAGGGATGTGCCTTCCAGTTGTACTGTAGTCGGTGTACCTGGTCGGATTATCTATCGTTCAGGAGTCCGGGTTGCTCCCCTAGAACACAATAACTTACCAGATTCTGAAGCTGAAGTAATTCGGGCTTTAGTTGACCGGATTGAATCGCTAGAACAACAAATACAGAATCTCCAGCAATTACATTCATCGCCAAAAACTCCCGTTCTGGCAATGAATTTAGTCTGCAAAAACGATAACTTGCTAAAAGATGATTCTGTTTGTCATCTCAGAGATAAAGCAATACAGGAGTTTTTAGACGGCGCGGGTATTTAA
- a CDS encoding DUF5335 family protein — protein sequence MVSKIDINKSVPRERWGEFFDQFSDGNRGRHISIEIIDSELGDAELIQNAPLMAMVYDRPGKGDDLIIEVGRDEVTYAHTIDSPTEVLTGQNSNGVMIAVRISDAAGKKTLIQLQAS from the coding sequence ATGGTAAGTAAAATTGACATCAACAAATCTGTGCCGCGTGAGCGATGGGGTGAATTTTTTGATCAGTTTTCAGATGGTAATCGTGGACGGCATATTTCCATCGAAATCATCGATTCAGAACTCGGTGACGCAGAACTAATTCAGAACGCACCTTTGATGGCGATGGTTTACGATCGCCCTGGAAAGGGAGATGATTTGATCATTGAAGTCGGTCGAGATGAAGTGACTTACGCTCACACAATCGATTCGCCAACTGAAGTTTTAACCGGACAGAACTCAAACGGTGTGATGATAGCAGTTCGGATTAGTGACGCTGCTGGCAAAAAAACGTTGATCCAGCTACAAGCTAGTTGA
- a CDS encoding YggT family protein codes for MNQDPHDETNLERRQELQHDEEAFRLHQEEKRLETARRSTAFIWIVNSIFWLAGMLEILLGIRFLLRLLGANPKNEFAQLINNLSAPFVAPFSTLFISPTSDGGANIFDINIVIAIVAYALLSYLVVSLIRFIFYQRP; via the coding sequence ATGAATCAAGATCCACATGATGAAACCAATCTTGAACGACGACAAGAACTGCAACATGATGAAGAGGCTTTCCGACTTCATCAAGAGGAGAAACGCCTAGAAACTGCTAGGCGAAGTACTGCCTTTATTTGGATAGTTAATAGCATTTTTTGGCTGGCGGGAATGCTAGAAATATTACTTGGAATCAGGTTCTTGCTGCGTTTGTTGGGTGCTAACCCCAAAAATGAATTTGCTCAGTTGATTAATAATCTATCTGCACCTTTTGTTGCTCCATTTTCTACCCTATTTATTAGTCCTACTTCCGATGGTGGGGCAAATATATTTGATATCAATATTGTGATTGCGATCGTAGCCTACGCTCTCTTGAGCTATTTGGTGGTTTCGCTGATTAGATTCATCTTTTATCAAAGACCGTAA